The Musa acuminata AAA Group cultivar baxijiao chromosome BXJ2-2, Cavendish_Baxijiao_AAA, whole genome shotgun sequence genome has a segment encoding these proteins:
- the LOC103973491 gene encoding probable glycerol-3-phosphate acyltransferase 2, producing MASKAFSKSLLFFYLSLSRQLASLLSLHRKDHLKLEKNNVSLRHHLHSKTVVLDVGGGLLRSSPTFPYFMLVALEAGCVLRGLLLLLLYPLLCCLSQEVALQVMVLASFLGIKEDEFRAGRAVLPKYLLEDVGLEAFEILRKARKKVCVSNMPRVMVEVFLKEYLEVEVVVGRELKVFGGYYTGLMEDESNVESLEKIFGEEELDGGVLGFGSCINSPQHQLFSYCKAIHVATEAEKRNWHALPRERYPKPLLFHDGRMAFRPTPMATLAMFLWLPFGISLSIFRSIVFVFLPFEISLPIGAATGMTNRLLSPPPTTTDDGGKYKLFVCNHRTLLDPVYISGALNKHVGAVTYSISPISETLSPIRTARLTRSKEEDRRRMERLLRQGDLVVCPEGTTCREPYLLRFSPLFMELTDEVVPVAVATRVGMFHGTTASGLKVLDSFYFLMNPWPEYDVEFLRSIPTGSCSSNSRYEVANLVQREIASALGFQCTTLTRKDKYMMLAGNEGIVNSKTKHTS from the exons ATGGCTTCAAAGGCCTTCTCTAAGTCTTTGCTCTTCTTCTACCTTTCTCTGAGCCGTCAGCTCGCCAGCTTACTATCTCTCCACAGAAAAGACCACCTAAAGCTAGAAAAGAATAATGTCTCTTTGCGCCACCACCTTCACAGCAAAACCGTAGTGTTAGATGTGGGGGGAGGCCTCTTGAGGTCATCGCCCACCTTCCCTTACTTCATGCTTGTGGCCTTAGAAGCAGGATGCGTCTTAAGAGGCCTCCTACTTCTGCTTTTATACCCATTGTTGTGTTGCTTAAGCCAAGAGGTGGCCCTCCAAGTCATGGTCTTAGCGTCCTTCTTGGGGATCAAGGAGGACGAATTCAGGGCAGGGAGAGCAGTCCTCCCCAAGTACTTGTTAGAGGATGTGGGGTTGGAAGCGTTTGAGATCTTGAGAAAGGCAAGGAAGAAGGTCTGCGTCAGTAACATGCCGAGAGTCATGGTGGAAGTGTTCCTCAAGGAGTACttggaggtggaggtggtggtgggaAGGGAGTTGAAGGTGTTTGGTGGTTATTACACTGGGCTGATGGAGGACGAGAGCAACGTGGAGagcttggagaagatatttggtgAAGAAGAGTTGGATGGAGGCGTTCTTGGCTTTGGAAGCTGCATTAACTCTCCTCAGCACCAACTTTTCTCTTATTGCAAGGCGA TTCACGTGGCAACTGAAGCCGAGAAGAGGAACTGGCATGCCTTACCGAGAGAGCGATACCCAAAGCCCCTCCTGTTCCATGACGGCAGAATGGCCTTCAGGCCGACGCCCATGGCCACGCTAGCCATGTTCCTATGGCTCCCTTTCGGCATCTCCCTCAGCATCTTTCGATCCATCGTCTTCGTGTTCTTGCCCTTCGAGATCTCGTTACCCATCGGAGCCGCCACAGGAATGACCAACAGGCTCCTGAGCCCTCCTCCCACAACGACCGATGACGGCGGCAAATACAAGCTCTTCGTCTGCAACCACAGGACACTCCTCGATCCGGTCTACATCTCAGGGGCGCTCAACAAGCACGTCGGCGCCGTGACCTACAGCATCAGCCCCATATCGGAAACCTTGTCGCCGATCAGAACAGCGAGACTCACCAGAAGCAAAGAGGAAGACCGGCGCAGGATGGAAAGGCTGCTGCGGCAGGGAGACCTCGTGGTGTGTCCCGAGGGGACGACGTGCAGGGAACCCTATCTGCTAAGGTTCAGCCCACTGTTTATGGAGCTGACCGACGAGGTAGTGCCGGTGGCTGTGGCCACCAGGGTGGGCATGTTCCACGGCACGACGGCGAGCGGGCTCAAGGTCTTGGATTCCTTCTACTTCCTCATGAACCCATGGCCGGAGTACGACGTGGAGTTCCTGCGGAGCATACCGACGGGGAgctgcagcagcaacagcaggtaCGAGGTGGCCAACCTTGTTCAGCGTGAGATCGCAAGTGCTTTGGGTTTCCAGTGCACCACGCTGACAAGGAAAGACAAGTATATGATGCTTGCAGGAAACGAAGGGATTGTGAACTCCAAAACAAAACACACTTCATAA